One part of the Synechococcus sp. UW179A genome encodes these proteins:
- the psaJ gene encoding photosystem I reaction center subunit IX, with protein sequence MKKFLSTAPVVAAIWFTLTAGILIEWNRFFPDLLFHPL encoded by the coding sequence ATGAAAAAATTTCTCTCCACTGCACCTGTAGTTGCAGCCATTTGGTTCACGTTGACTGCAGGCATCCTGATCGAGTGGAACAGATTCTTCCCCGATCTACTGTTCCACCCGCTCTGA
- the gmk gene encoding guanylate kinase, giving the protein MATIDRHARLTLLTGPSGVGKGTLVTRLLERHPQLWLSVSATTRAPREGEQDGIHYFFHSRKSFDQLVSEGGLLEWAEFAGNCYGTPKQPVLGRLESGTPVLLEIELEGARQVRRSFPQALQIFLAPPSFEELEQRIRGRGTEAEAAIAKRLDRARTELKAQQEFDAVVVNDDLQTALNNLERLMGLYET; this is encoded by the coding sequence ATGGCAACGATCGATCGCCACGCCAGGCTCACTTTGCTAACAGGCCCCAGCGGCGTTGGCAAAGGGACTTTGGTGACACGCCTACTTGAGCGTCATCCGCAGCTCTGGCTTTCTGTTTCGGCTACCACCAGGGCTCCTCGGGAGGGTGAACAGGATGGGATTCACTACTTCTTTCATTCGCGTAAATCATTTGACCAACTGGTCAGCGAGGGAGGATTACTGGAGTGGGCTGAATTCGCCGGCAACTGCTACGGAACCCCCAAGCAACCAGTCTTGGGCAGGCTTGAGTCGGGAACTCCCGTTTTGCTGGAAATTGAACTTGAGGGTGCCCGTCAGGTGCGCCGAAGCTTTCCTCAAGCCCTACAAATCTTTCTTGCACCACCGAGTTTTGAAGAACTCGAACAACGGATACGCGGCCGCGGCACGGAGGCAGAGGCCGCGATTGCCAAACGACTGGATCGCGCTCGGACTGAGCTAAAAGCTCAGCAAGAATTCGATGCTGTTGTCGTTAACGATGACCTCCAAACCGCTCTCAACAATCTTGAGCGGTTGATGGGGCTGTACGAAACTTGA
- a CDS encoding DUF3067 family protein yields MLADHSSSGESRPLSVDEVIDLLRSRWQASYDLQLVTRRRRMYIQVMWAYLEQQSFPLDEPDYRAHLAEVLEIVNRLGEAETVRDWLLTTRDKPRLGKALSLQLQGEGTLEEFLL; encoded by the coding sequence GTGCTCGCTGATCACTCCTCCTCGGGGGAGTCACGCCCTCTGTCTGTCGATGAAGTGATCGACCTGCTGCGATCTCGCTGGCAAGCCAGTTATGACCTGCAGCTCGTCACCAGACGGAGGCGGATGTACATCCAGGTGATGTGGGCTTACCTCGAGCAACAGTCCTTCCCTTTGGATGAGCCCGATTACCGGGCTCATCTTGCGGAAGTCTTGGAAATCGTTAACAGACTCGGAGAAGCGGAGACTGTTCGTGACTGGTTGCTCACGACCCGAGACAAGCCGCGACTTGGAAAGGCGCTCAGTCTGCAGCTGCAGGGGGAGGGGACTCTGGAGGAGTTTCTGCTCTGA
- the petC gene encoding cytochrome b6-f complex iron-sulfur subunit, whose translation MTQMPAADVPGMGRRQFMNLLTFGSVTGVALGALYPVVNYFIPPRAAGSGGGTSAKDELGNPVTLTGWLSDHPTGDRSLVQGLKGDPTYLIVEGEDAIGSYGINAICTHLGCVVPWNSGANKFMCPCHGSQYDATGKVVRGPAPLSLALANVSVEDDNVFVSQWTETDFRTGEKPWWG comes from the coding sequence ATGACTCAGATGCCAGCCGCTGATGTGCCCGGAATGGGCCGCAGGCAGTTCATGAATCTGTTGACTTTCGGGTCCGTGACCGGTGTCGCGCTCGGAGCGCTCTATCCGGTGGTGAATTACTTCATTCCTCCGCGAGCTGCAGGAAGCGGTGGGGGCACTAGTGCCAAGGATGAACTCGGTAACCCTGTGACGCTGACAGGCTGGCTGAGTGATCACCCCACAGGTGATCGCAGCCTTGTCCAGGGACTTAAGGGAGATCCCACTTATTTAATTGTTGAAGGTGAAGACGCCATCGGCAGTTATGGCATCAATGCCATCTGCACCCACCTTGGCTGTGTCGTCCCCTGGAACAGTGGTGCCAACAAGTTCATGTGCCCCTGCCATGGCAGCCAATACGACGCCACCGGCAAGGTGGTAAGGGGCCCTGCGCCCCTCTCTCTGGCCCTCGCCAACGTGAGCGTTGAGGACGACAACGTTTTCGTGAGCCAGTGGACCGAAACCGACTTCCGAACAGGTGAGAAGCCCTGGTGGGGCTGA
- a CDS encoding NFACT family protein, protein MANSTLQVMDLTSLRAVLGDLRTQIIPSRFEKAQQPNQQSLQLGLRTLKGMVWLELSWQADAARLVQIPSPSKIGSGSTLAQQVQHGLKQLALVELEQSDFERVVLLHFAPRPGEESVRTLVLEMMSRHSNVLLLDKQKRITAIARQVRQHQSRVRPLSSGDAYVPPPSLQSLPPSLEEPFEQWKRRLSLVPVELGKALRDTYQGISPALTRQLINFPSKHEAPLPLSASTPVAEISDNQWLLLHQRWTRWLNYLNCGDFILHFDESGGYRVWNDPADSASEGESLSLRLGLYYRNHLNQRQLMRESQELQQLLEQSRQREQAQRLEQVERLHASDGADDLQHQADAILCQAAPDRDSIDQAQKLYQRARRLRRSIPLIEERLVHHDQRLELIEGSESFLADLMQADWDDADDRNRQLRELRAELEDLLTPRRRRRHSGPPPRHPQPLEIRSEHGLVIQVGRNHRQNEWISLRQARAGDLWFHAQECPGSHVVLKASAAAASELDLQLAADLAAWFSRAKRNRRVPVVMTGVEHLQRIPGTAPGTVRHRQAELVWAEPDRAHKTLQAWDPLA, encoded by the coding sequence ATGGCGAACAGCACGCTTCAGGTGATGGACCTCACCAGCCTTCGAGCGGTGCTGGGGGATCTGCGAACACAGATCATTCCAAGTCGCTTTGAAAAAGCTCAACAACCGAATCAGCAGAGTCTGCAGCTGGGCTTACGAACCCTCAAAGGGATGGTCTGGCTGGAACTCAGCTGGCAGGCAGACGCCGCCAGACTGGTTCAGATCCCCTCTCCCAGCAAGATTGGGAGTGGCAGCACGCTTGCTCAGCAGGTTCAGCACGGCTTGAAACAGCTGGCCCTGGTTGAACTAGAGCAGAGTGACTTTGAGCGGGTTGTGCTGTTGCATTTCGCTCCACGCCCAGGCGAGGAAAGCGTGCGCACGTTGGTTCTCGAGATGATGAGTCGCCACAGCAATGTGCTGCTGCTGGATAAACAGAAGCGGATCACCGCCATTGCCAGACAGGTGAGACAGCACCAGTCACGGGTACGGCCGCTGAGCAGTGGGGATGCCTACGTCCCGCCACCATCACTTCAGAGCCTGCCACCAAGCCTCGAGGAACCGTTCGAACAGTGGAAGCGCAGACTGAGTCTGGTCCCGGTCGAGCTGGGCAAAGCGCTGCGCGACACCTATCAGGGCATTAGCCCCGCTCTGACAAGGCAACTCATCAACTTTCCCTCAAAACATGAGGCGCCGTTACCGCTCTCAGCCAGCACTCCTGTGGCAGAAATCAGCGACAACCAATGGCTGCTGCTGCATCAACGCTGGACGCGATGGCTGAATTATCTCAATTGTGGCGATTTCATCCTTCACTTCGATGAGTCCGGTGGCTACCGCGTTTGGAATGATCCGGCCGACTCAGCAAGTGAAGGCGAATCTCTCAGCCTTCGTTTAGGGCTGTATTACCGGAACCATCTCAACCAGCGACAACTGATGAGAGAGAGCCAGGAGCTGCAACAGCTTTTAGAACAGAGCCGACAACGGGAACAGGCACAACGTCTCGAACAGGTCGAGCGACTGCATGCCAGTGATGGAGCCGATGATCTTCAACACCAGGCCGATGCCATTCTCTGTCAGGCCGCTCCTGACAGAGACAGCATTGACCAGGCCCAGAAGCTTTACCAGCGCGCGAGACGACTGCGACGATCCATTCCCCTGATCGAAGAACGACTGGTCCATCACGATCAACGCCTTGAGCTGATTGAAGGCAGCGAAAGCTTCCTGGCAGATCTGATGCAGGCGGATTGGGACGATGCTGACGATCGCAACCGACAACTGCGTGAGCTGAGGGCCGAACTGGAGGATCTGCTAACCCCTCGCCGCCGCCGTCGCCATAGCGGTCCTCCCCCGCGGCACCCCCAGCCATTGGAGATCCGCTCCGAGCATGGGTTGGTGATTCAGGTGGGGCGCAATCACCGCCAGAACGAGTGGATCAGCCTGCGCCAGGCTCGGGCAGGGGACCTCTGGTTTCATGCACAGGAGTGTCCGGGAAGCCATGTCGTGCTCAAGGCCTCGGCAGCAGCTGCTTCGGAACTGGACCTGCAGCTTGCGGCAGACCTTGCGGCCTGGTTCAGCCGTGCGAAGAGAAATCGAAGGGTGCCGGTGGTGATGACTGGCGTAGAACATCTGCAGAGAATCCCTGGCACTGCACCAGGAACCGTGAGACATCGTCAGGCCGAGCTGGTCTGGGCGGAACCTGACCGTGCACACAAAACCCTTCAAGCTTGGGACCCCCTAGCCTGA
- the tatC gene encoding twin-arginine translocase subunit TatC: MPLVDHLEELRQRVLRSLVAVVVCALACLLAVRPLVRILEEPAGSIRFLQLAPGEFLFVSFKVAGYAGLTLALPYVLYQGLAFVLPGLTRRERRLIAPSVAGSAVLFMAGLAFAWWALVPAALNFLVSYGADVVEPIWSIERYLDFVLLLMLSTGLAFQLPVLQLLLGVFGLVNWQRMLSAWRWVVLISALAGAVLTPSTDPVTMLLLAGAITALYLIGVLLVAAVQRFRAETPPESPPPAAAD, from the coding sequence ATGCCTCTGGTTGATCATCTGGAGGAGCTGCGTCAGAGAGTGCTGCGCAGTCTTGTTGCAGTCGTTGTCTGTGCCTTGGCCTGCCTTCTGGCCGTGCGGCCTCTGGTGAGAATTCTTGAAGAGCCCGCTGGTTCGATCCGTTTCCTGCAACTGGCTCCTGGGGAGTTTTTGTTCGTGTCCTTCAAAGTGGCCGGCTATGCAGGGCTCACGCTGGCACTTCCCTACGTGCTGTATCAGGGGCTTGCCTTTGTTCTGCCAGGCCTCACCCGTAGAGAGCGCCGACTGATTGCGCCGTCGGTGGCGGGATCAGCGGTTCTATTCATGGCAGGGCTTGCCTTTGCATGGTGGGCACTGGTGCCAGCGGCCCTGAATTTTCTTGTCAGTTATGGCGCTGATGTCGTTGAGCCCATCTGGTCGATTGAGCGCTATCTGGACTTCGTTCTGCTGCTCATGTTGTCGACCGGATTGGCCTTTCAGCTTCCTGTTCTTCAGCTTCTTCTAGGAGTCTTCGGCCTGGTCAACTGGCAACGCATGCTCTCGGCCTGGCGCTGGGTTGTATTGATCTCAGCCCTGGCCGGTGCCGTCCTGACTCCGTCCACGGACCCGGTCACCATGTTGTTGCTGGCTGGGGCGATCACAGCTCTCTATCTGATCGGAGTGCTGCTTGTTGCAGCAGTTCAGCGGTTCAGAGCAGAAACTCCTCCAGAGTCCCCTCCCCCTGCAGCTGCAGACTGA
- a CDS encoding Photosystem I reaction center subunit III translates to MRRFFALALSALLVFGFAPVAKADVAGLTPCSESARFQQRASAASTPQAVARFKMYSKASCGEDGLPHLIVDGRWNHAGDFVLPGLMFLYITGTIGWAGRDYLKAIRGRKDQNMLEIQLDMKLALNSVVKAATWPVAAIAEFNSGKLTESDSKITVSPR, encoded by the coding sequence ATGCGTCGTTTCTTCGCCCTCGCGCTTTCGGCCTTACTAGTCTTCGGTTTTGCGCCAGTCGCCAAAGCTGATGTAGCAGGATTGACCCCCTGTTCTGAAAGTGCACGCTTCCAGCAACGTGCCAGTGCAGCTTCAACTCCACAGGCCGTAGCCCGCTTCAAGATGTACAGCAAAGCCTCCTGTGGTGAGGACGGTCTTCCTCATCTGATCGTTGACGGTCGCTGGAACCATGCTGGTGATTTCGTACTCCCCGGACTGATGTTTCTCTACATCACCGGAACCATTGGCTGGGCCGGACGTGATTATCTCAAGGCCATTCGCGGTCGCAAGGACCAGAACATGCTCGAGATCCAGCTGGACATGAAACTGGCGTTGAACTCCGTTGTCAAAGCAGCGACATGGCCTGTTGCTGCCATTGCAGAGTTCAATAGTGGCAAGCTCACAGAAAGTGATTCGAAAATCACAGTTTCACCACGCTGA